In a genomic window of Silurus meridionalis isolate SWU-2019-XX chromosome 27, ASM1480568v1, whole genome shotgun sequence:
- the mccc2 gene encoding LOW QUALITY PROTEIN: methylcrotonoyl-CoA carboxylase beta chain, mitochondrial (The sequence of the model RefSeq protein was modified relative to this genomic sequence to represent the inferred CDS: inserted 1 base in 1 codon), whose amino-acid sequence MLMHTFRPVVAFLRSRSAISRLYHAEKVATLGSQPDSQSPDYQENYERMQALVKQLKDRAEKIKLGGGEKARNLHTSRGKLLPRERIDKLLDPGSPFLELSQFAAYELYSNEEVPAGGIITGIGRVSGVECVIVANDATVKGGTYYPVTVKKHLRAQEIAHQNHLPCIYLVDSGGANLPRQADVFPDRDHFGRIFFNQARMSSDGIAQIAVVMGSCTAGGAYVPAMADESIIVRKQGTIFLGGPPLVKAATGEEVSAEELGGADLHCSKSGVTDHYALDDDHALHLARKAVRNLNYQKKLSVTVEPPEAPLFPADELYGIVGENXKRNFDVKEVIARVADGSKFDEFKAFYGDTLVTGFARIFGYPVGIIGNNGVLFSESAKKGTHFIELCCQRNIPLIFLQNITGFMVGREYEAGGIAKDGAKMVTAVACANVPKFTVIIGGSYGAGNYGMCGRAYSPRFLYTWPNARISVMGGEQAANVLATITKDQKAREGKQLTAEQEAALKEPIIKRFEEEGNPYYSSARLWDDGIIDPADTRLVLGLSLSAALNAPAQKTRFGIFRM is encoded by the exons ATGTTAATGCACACCTTCAGACCGGTTGTGGCTTTTCTTCGTAGCAGGAGCGCTATATCGAGACTTTACCATGCAGAGAAAGTGGCGACACTGGGCTCCCAGCCAGACTCGCAGTCTCCCGATTATCAG GAAAACTATGAACGTATGCAAGCTCTTGTTAAGCAGCTGAAAGACAGAGCAGAAAAGATAAAGCTGG GTGGAGGAGAGAAAGCTAGAAATCTGCACACATCCCGAGGAAAGCTTTTGCCTCGGGAGCGCATTGACAAGCTGCTGGACCCGGG CTCTCcatttctggagttgtcgcAGTTTGCTGCGTATGAGCTCTACAGTAATGAGGAAGTGCCTGCTGGAGGAATCATCACTGGCATTGGCAGAGTGTCTGG ggtGGAGTGTGTTATAGTTGCAAATGATGCCACTGTCAAAGGAGGCACCTATTATCCAGTTACTGTGAAGAAGCACCTTCGTGCTCAGGAAATTGCACACCAGAACCACTTGCCATGTATATATTTGG TGGATTCTGGAGGGGCGAACCTACCCCGACAGGCTGATGTGTTTCCTGATAGAGATCACTTTGGACGCATCTTCTTCAACCAGGCACGCATGTCCTCAGACGGCATTGCACAG ATTGCTGTAGTGATGGGCTCTTGTACAGCAGGGGGCGCCTATGTCCCCGCCATGGCAGACGAAAGCATCATTGTGCGCAAACAGGGGACCATTTTTCTTGGAGGACCTCCACTT GTAAAAGCTGCTACTGGTGAGGAAGTCTCTGCTGAAGAACTTGGAGGTGCTGACCTTCACTGCAG TAAATCTGGTGTAACTGATCACTACGCCTTAGATGATGATCATGCTCTTCACCTAGCCAGGAAAGCAGTGCGCAACCTGAACTACCAGAAAAAACTCTCT GTCACTGTGGAACCTCCTGAGGCACCGTTGTTCCCAGCAGATGAACTTTATGGCATTGTGGGGGAGA TTAAACGAAACTTTGACGTGAAGGAG GTGATCGCTCGGGTAGCTGACGGCAGTAAATTTGACGAATTTAAGGCGTTTTATGGGGACACACTAGTAACTG GCTTTGCACGGATATTCGGTTATCCAGTCGGGATCATTGGCAATAATGGAGTCCTGTTCTCAGAATCTGCTAAGAAA GGGACTCATTTTATTGAGCTGTGCTGTCAAAGGAACATTCCCCTGATCTTCCTCCAGAACATCACAG GTTTTATGGTTGGGAGAGAGTACGAGGCAGGTGGCATTGCTAAGGACGGGGCTAAGATGGTGACTGCTGTGGCCTGTGCTAATGTGCCCAAGTTCACTGTAATCATCGGAGGATCCTACGGGGCGGGAAACTATGGCATGTGTGGAAGAGCATACAG TCCCCGATTCCTGTACACGTGGCCGAACGCACGCATCTCAGTGATGGGAGGAGAGCAAGCAGCCAATGTTCTGGCCACCATCACAAAAGATCAGAAAGCCAGAGAAGGGAAACAG CTCACAGCAGAACAGGAGGCGGCTTTGAAGGAGCCAATAATCAAACGATTTGAGGAGGAGGGAAATCCATATTATTCCAGTGCCAG ACTATGGGATGATGGAATCATCGACCCCGCTGACACACGCCTCGTCCTAGGACTCAGTCTGAGCGCCGCACTTAATGCCCCCGCACAGAAGACTCGCTTCGGCATCTTCAGGATGTGA
- the LOC124380927 gene encoding uncharacterized protein LOC124380927: MKSTVQEEGTAEGESSLDLQEAKECNAPDTAEVPPKTTRRSKKLLTNLAATRKKKCNKPEAAADIKTESQYENNHESILTAAGSPVQDERLQMQAAVVLEKTPPRQLNSLSPSKVQCKNQDLEPSMSSNASSSSIECSTQQTRKQRAGRVKRDLSTSGKLGSREKMIDQDVAEPVSTMGLLEQIIQESENPEEDNSMNENLIDLSCLPDLDSQMFQRRPMVVLSREEVDMVFHAPDHSDDEDPSVSPLDLSLNTELSFPLQCSKLLMDDEEAEVEDCVFEENEERTNERASCEERTYEDLELTESAQAQPDISNIRDIPSCLKSEVCSQPEVGPSKVTTSCSMEETKPHLHPMACKDGTTALESSPPLVDDNVDPFCKNPDTPMAQETTTSEPISHGTSLVISNVMEQSEKYMPPILPKESAPASSEITPYSKPTPIESELGSLRSLQATQEPKEELQTSLEGQTWDTLHDLSENIKGTQESLIASPEVKVRMQGCAVAPELKEDFQEDVSVQASSAAGSSELCIKPTRRSRILKPKPNLSQKSRGPALLSQRRNLKTHSTFEPKSSQPSVSTERLPHSPATDQHNAFEDISMQKLNKDVETSQSHAMDQMESESVPDLSDSSTAVPDLQSVAAVTQNPASTDEPHVASECSSSKFVGYVGKIPPCTSLPFPPPSQTREDTGVGQMIVPSEDVCAPAEILQLTEDGHNGEEPTFILTLYEIPVKQTYLPSSSNDCVMALDLPTVEKQASLGFSDQTHILSTSESFRTDSMPMEGSGTEKVYLQNDLGVITKDLAESSKEQISAHTSPEILSPQTKDEGTSVNLHSGSECTETLPQDHVDTQQCETVSHLVPGDLVVPVSEKAVKSKLHSKEDSTVSLPERQDTPCEELAKVGDLSAVSNPLCLDSTEKSKDVPLSSEKKKAPARRRERLVKPQPKLVKRAHAKVEESSPQTTTQIVLPSSHGNLASISNTTDEKSVESISSIEGNMTSVSKGKELKPKSTAEESPKMSQGDLDLESKHISSALQLCRNPKLEEESRGNIPGHTIIKDDMKSSAEDKELSMAMPNEGAIVQPCCEDRRYSLMKASGSSTVDSEKTEAERDWSLENSLPRAGEHFQKELKIENVSQTLIEDSPQSPLMDNNSCQKEWQAGGEESVQ; encoded by the exons ATGAAGA gtacaGTACAAGAGGAGGGAACTGCAGAAGGAGAATCATCGTTAGATTTACAGGAGGCTAAAGA ATGTAATGCTCCAGACACAGCTGAAGTTCCACCAAAAACTACCAGGCGAAGTAAGAAGCTTTTGACTAATTTGGCTGCAACACGAAAGAAGAAATGCAACAAACCAGAAGCTGCTGCTGACATTAAAACAGAAAGTCAATATGAGAATAACCATGAATCCATTTTGACG GCAGCAGGCAGTCCTGTCCAGGATGAAAGACTTCAGATGCAAGCAGCTGTTGTGCTGGAAAAGACCCCCCCAAG GCAGCTAAATTCTCTAAGCCCTTCAAAAGTCCAGTGCAAAAATCAAGACTTGGAGCCCTCAATGAGCTCTAATGCTTCTTCATCTAGCATCGAGTGTTCTACTCAGCAGACAAGAAAGCAAAGAGCAGGAAGGGTGAAGCGCGATCTGTCCACTAGTGGGAAGTTGGGAAGTAGAGAAAAAATGATAGATCAGGATGTGGCTGAACCTGTGAGCACAATGGGTCTATTAGAGCAAATCATCCAGGAATCGGAAAATCCGGAAGAAGACAACTCTATGAATGAG AACCTGATAGATTTATCATGCCTGCCTGATTTAGATA GTCAGATGTTCCAAAGAAGGCCAATGGTAGTGTTATCTCGTGAAGAGGTGGATATGGTCTTCCATGCTCCTGACCACAGTGATGATGAGGATCCATCTGTGAGTCCTCTGGATCTATCATTAAACACAGAGCTCTCTTTTCCACTTCAGTGCAGCAAGCTCTTGATGGATGATGAAGAAGCTGAGGTTGAGGATTGTGTGTTTGAAGAAAATGAGGAAAGAACAAACGAGAGAGCTTCTTGTGAAGAAAGGACGTATGAAGATCTGGAGCTAACAGAGTCTGCACAG GCACAACCTGATATCTCAAACATCAGAGACATTCCTTCCTGCTTAAAATCAGAGG TGTGCAGTCAGCCAGAAGTAGGTCCAAGCAAAGTAACAACCTCATGCTCAATGGAGGAGACTAAACCTCATCTCCACCCAATGGCTTGTAAGG ATGGGACAACAGCACTTGAAAGTTCTCCACCTCTGGTTGATGATAACGTGGATCCTTTCTGCAAGAATCCAGATACACCCATGGCCCAAGAAACAACCACCAGTGAACCTATTTCACATGGCACTTCATTGGTGATCTCAAATGTCATGGAGCAATCTGAGAAATATATGCCTCCAATCTTACCTAAAGAGTCTGCACCAGCTTCCTCTGAAATTACGCCCTATTCAAAGCCGACCCCAATAGAAAGCGAACTGGGATCACTGAGGTCTCTACAGGCAACTCAAGAACCGAAGGAGGAATTGCAAACATCTCTGGAGGGACAAACTTGGGATACGTTGCATGACTTATCAGAAAATATAAAGGGTACACAGGAATCTCTGATTGCAAGTCCAGAAGTAAAAGTTAGAATGCAAGGTTGTGCAGTTGCACCAGAGCTCAAGGAAGACTTCCAGGAAGACGTGTCTGTTCAAGCCAG TAGTGCCGCTGGTTCTTCTGAGCTTTGCATCAAACCAACAAGGAGGAGCAGAATTCTGAAGCCTAAACCTAACCTGAGTCAGAAATCTAGAGGCCCAGCTCTCCTAAGCCAAAGACGAAACCTCAAGACTCACAGTACTTTTGAACCCAAGAGCAGCCAGCCTT CTGTCTCCACTGAGAGGCTGCCTCATAGTCCTGCTACAGACCAACACAATGCATTTGAAGACATCAGTATGCAGAAGCTCAACAAAGATGTGGAGACATCTCAGTCACATGCAATGGATCAAATGGAATCTGAATCAGTTCCAG ATCTCAGTGATTCATCTACAGCAGTACCAGATCTGCAGAGCGTTGCTGCAGTAACTCAGAATCCAGCCAGCACTGATGAGCCTCACGTGGCTTCAGAATGTAGTAGTAGCAAATTTGTTGGATATGTTGGAAA AATACCACCTTGTACATCATTGCCTTTCCCTCCACCTTCACAGACTAGAGAAGATACTGGCGTTGGGCAGATGATCGTTCCATCTGAG GATGTCTGTGCCCCAGCAGAAATTCTCCAACTAACTGAag ATGGTCACAATGGCGAGGAACCCACCTTTATCTTGACCCTATATGAGATTCCTGTTAAGCAGACCTACCTGCCTTCATCCAGTAATGATTGTGTGATGGCCCTAGACCTTCCCACAGTTGAAAAGCAGGCTTCTTTGGGATTTTCTGACCAGACACATATTTTATCTACATCAGAGTCATTTAG AACAGATTCAATGCCCATGGAAGGAAGTGGGACTGAGAAAGTGTATCTGCAGAATGATTTGGGTGTCATTACTAAGGATCTGGCAGAGAGTAGCAAGGAGCAAATCTCAGCACACACGTCTCCCGAAATACTTTCACCACAAACAAAGGATGAAGGCACTTCTGTAAATCTGCATTCTGGATCAGAATG CACAGAAACATTACCTCAAGACCACGTAGACACACAGCAGTGTGAGACGGTTTCTCATTTGGTGCCGGGTGATCTCGTCGTTCCTGTCTCAGAGAAGGCTGTAAAAAGCAAGCTTCACAGCAAAGAAGACTCTACAGTTAGTCTTCCAGAAAGACAAGACACTCCATGTGAAGAGCTAGCAAAG GTAGGAGATTTGTCAGCTGTGTCCAACCCATTATGTCTGGATTCTACAGAGAAGTCAAAAGATGTACCACTTTcgtcagagaagaaaaaagcacCTGCTAGAAGGAGGGAGAGACTAG TCAAGCCACAGCCTAAACTGGTTAAAAGGGCACATGCTAAAGTCGAGGAGTCGAGTCCGCAGACCACTACACAGATCGTCTTGCCATCATCTCAT GGAAACCTGGCAAGTATTTCAAATACCACTGATGAAAAGTCAGTTGAGAGTATATCCTCTATCGAAGGAAACATGACCTCTGTTAGTAAAG GTAAAGAACTAAAGCCCAAATCCACTGCAGAGGAATCTCCAAAAATGTCTCAGGGTGACTTGGATCTCGAGTCAAAACACATCTCTAGTGCTCTTCAGCTATGCAGGAATCCTAAGCTTGAAGAGGAAAGCAGAGGAAATATACCAGGACATACTATAATTAAAGATGATATGAAGTCATCTGCAGAGGACAAAGAATTATCAATGGCGATGCCCAACGAAGGAGCAATAGTGCAGCCATGCTGTGAGGACAGGAGATATAGTCTGATGAAGGCgtcagg TTCTTCGACTGTGGACAGTGAGAAGACTGAGGCAGAAAGAGACTGGTCTCTAGAAAACAGTCTTCCAAGAGCTGGTGAGCACTTTCAAAAG GAACTCAAAATTGAAAATGTGTCCCAGACATTAATTGAAGACTCACCACAGTCGCCTTTAATGGACAATAACTCCTGTCAAAAAGAGTG GCAAGCAGGAGGTGAAGAGAGCGTGCAGTAA